CCTCGGCGCCGACCATGTGCGCGCCGAGAAGCTGGCCGGTCTTCCTGTCAAAGATCGTCTTGACCAGGCCCTGGTCCTCGCCGAGCGCCACGGCCTTGCCGTTGGCGACGAAGGGGAAGCGGCCGACGCGGATGTCGTGGCCCTTCTCCTTCGCCTTCGCCTCGGTGAGGCCGACGGATGCGACCTGAGGATTGCAGTATGTGCAGCCGGGAACGAGCGAGCGGTCGAGCGGATGGGGATGAAGGCCGGCGATCTTCTCGATGCAGACCACGCCCTCATGCTCCGCCTTGTGCGCCAGCATCGGCGGCCCTGCCACGTCGCCGATCGCGTAAATGCCCGGCACGCTGGTGCGGCAATAGTCGTCGATCTTGACGACGCCGCGCTCGATGGCGATCCCGACAGCCTCCAGGCCGATGTTCTCGACATTCGCCTGCACGCCGACGGCCGAGATCAGCCGATCGGCTGTCAGCTTTTCGACCTTGCCGTCCTTGGTCTCGACATGGGCGGTGACGGAATTCGCGCCCTTCTCGACCTTGGTCACCTTGGCTTCGAGGATGAACTTCATCCCCTGCTTCTCGAAGCGCTTCTGCGCGAATTTCGAGATCTCGGCGTCCTCCACCGGCATGACGTTGGCCATCAGCTCGACCACGGTCACATCGACGCCCATGGTGCGATAGAAGCTCGCAAACTCGATGCCGATCGCGCCCGATCCCATGACGATCAGCGACTTGGGCATCTGCGGCGGCGTCATCGCCTCAAAATAGGTCCAGATCAGCTTGCCATCGGGCTCAATGCCGGGCAGCGCGCGCGGCCGGGCGCCGGTGGCGATGATGATGTGCTTGGCGTTATAGGTACCCTCGCCCTTAGTGTTCTTGGGCGGCGGCACTTGGGGCTCCATAGGCTTCTTCGTCGTCTTCGACACGACGATCTCGCCCGGCTTGGTGATCTTCGCCTCGCCCCAGATCACGTCGACCTTGTTCTTCTTCATCAGAATGCCGACGCCGCCGTTCATCCGCGCCGCGATGCCGCGCGAACGCTCGACGACGGCCTTGAGATCGGCCGAGATCTTGCCTTCGATCGTCAGGCCATAGTCCTTGGCATGTTCGGCATAGTGCATGATCTCGGCCGAGCGCAGCAGCGCCTTGGTCGGGATGCAGCCCCAGTTGGAACAGATGCCGGCCAGGTGCTCGCGTTCGACAATGGCCGTCTTCAGGCCAAGCTGGGCTGAGCGGATCGCCGCGACATAGCCGCCGGGACCGGCGCCGATGATGATCACGTCATAGGATTCAGCCATGTAACTCTCCTAAAGTCCCAGCATCACGCGCACGATCGGCTCCAGGCCGCGACCGATCGCGCGAGTGTTGGCCGCGTCGAGATGCACACCGTCCAACGGCGAGGCCTTGGCCACGGACGCCGCGTCGAAGAAGCCGCAGCCGGTCAGGTCGGCGAGGTCCGAATAGAGGCTCGCCAGCATGGTCGACTGTTCGAGCCCCGGCCCGAACATGGCCGCAAACTCAGGGTCTCCGGTCTCGCACAAGGGCGGCGGCGAGACCAGAAGGATATCCGGCGCATCCTCGCCCATCGGGTATGCATGGCCGCGAATGATATCGATCAGCCGCTGCATGCCCTGCTTCGCCGCGATCGCCCGGCCGGCGATCCACGGCTTCATGTCGTTGGCGCCGAGAAAAAGGATAGCGAGATCGATCGGCGAATGGGTGGTGAGGATCGTCGGCAGCAGCCGCGCGCCATTGCGATCCGCGGAGCCCAAGTGGTCGTCGAAGGCCGTCGTGCGGCCGTTCAAGCCCTCGGCTATGACGGTGACCTGCGGTCCGAGGGCAGCCTGCAACACGTTCGGCCACCGATCTGCGAAGGCATGCCGGCCAGGGCCGTCGGGATCGTATCCCCAGGTGAGCGAATCGCCGTAGCAGAGAACGGTTTTCATACTGGTGCCACCGGGCCGCGCCCGAACATGTGTGCCGGCGGCGCGGGCCGTCCCCTCCAGCGCACGATCGCCCACTGGGCAATGACGGCAAACGCATTCGGCACGGTCAGGCCGGCGATGATCGGCAGGCTGCCGGCGATGGCGCCGTGGTTCGGATCCTCCAGCAGATCGATCACAACGAGGCCAAGCGCGGCGACGCCAATAACGACCAGGAGCAGCAGCACGGCCACATTGGCCGCACTTCTGACGTCGCGGAACACATGGACGGCCAGGAAGACGATGGAGGACAGCAGGAACATCGCCGCGAATGCGACGAAGGCGATGATGAATTCCTGGTCGCCGTCGCCCCAGATGACGATCGCCTGCAACGCGAGGCCTCCGACGAGGA
The Mesorhizobium australicum genome window above contains:
- a CDS encoding SGNH/GDSL hydrolase family protein, producing the protein MKTVLCYGDSLTWGYDPDGPGRHAFADRWPNVLQAALGPQVTVIAEGLNGRTTAFDDHLGSADRNGARLLPTILTTHSPIDLAILFLGANDMKPWIAGRAIAAKQGMQRLIDIIRGHAYPMGEDAPDILLVSPPPLCETGDPEFAAMFGPGLEQSTMLASLYSDLADLTGCGFFDAASVAKASPLDGVHLDAANTRAIGRGLEPIVRVMLGL
- the lpdA gene encoding dihydrolipoyl dehydrogenase, which translates into the protein MAESYDVIIIGAGPGGYVAAIRSAQLGLKTAIVEREHLAGICSNWGCIPTKALLRSAEIMHYAEHAKDYGLTIEGKISADLKAVVERSRGIAARMNGGVGILMKKNKVDVIWGEAKITKPGEIVVSKTTKKPMEPQVPPPKNTKGEGTYNAKHIIIATGARPRALPGIEPDGKLIWTYFEAMTPPQMPKSLIVMGSGAIGIEFASFYRTMGVDVTVVELMANVMPVEDAEISKFAQKRFEKQGMKFILEAKVTKVEKGANSVTAHVETKDGKVEKLTADRLISAVGVQANVENIGLEAVGIAIERGVVKIDDYCRTSVPGIYAIGDVAGPPMLAHKAEHEGVVCIEKIAGLHPHPLDRSLVPGCTYCNPQVASVGLTEAKAKEKGHDIRVGRFPFVANGKAVALGEDQGLVKTIFDRKTGQLLGAHMVGAEVTELIQGFVVAMNLETTEEELMHTIFPHPTLSETMKESVLDAYGQALNI